The Eriocheir sinensis breed Jianghai 21 unplaced genomic scaffold, ASM2467909v1 Scaffold53, whole genome shotgun sequence genomic sequence atagttctcacagacagagactatagtaccgtttatccTCACATAAGAtgtttagctgcattatataaagcacggaatttaactgcttctttagcttgacatgttattcaaatgtcacctgagtacccAGCTGTAATAGCAATAAaagacactctttaattttgaaaatgaattcagttcattgttgcatctaATAAAAtgtttaggctatgtgatgactactaatcaaaacaagccgcatgcttctatgaattataaaaaaaataaaaaaaacgaaaaattattatttttaagggtcattgtctaataacctatttggtactgcGACTCAGGCTCAAGTTGACGCAattcatggaaaaaaaaattgagtactagagtcattaactgagaatggTTTCATTTAGGTAAATGATTATTATgaaaaactcaacatcgttaagtaatatgcatgccatgcaatctgccttgaacaggctatattcagctgtagatgtattgaaccaagttgtgcgccagttttctatagactttggcattaggaagagaaaaaaaagctcctacaagcattgttgaATTTTGACTTACCATTGAGACACATACGTCCAAGTATACAAGGTttaaagttgagtctgcaggcccccctgcaaacatacataactccaaccattatgtgagacaaacagttgttaagtacattaaaggaagccttgGTTCGGCCTCCAGATATATTGTGTcctgcagttcctgattttttagctttatatagggatgtaataactgtgtcctccaggacaacggctttgcacgattctcgtaattactatgtcaccaaacctttacgaggagatcgcctgacacctttgatgtctttcaaatcgactcccttccattctctgtgCAGAATGGCACTtgctttcttatgtatagtgttgattcaagatatattgccttcagtgagaataggaaactatattttctgctttctagtatagaacactgtaacaagaataaccatataacgcagcctcttgtgaatcggctgctttcttgaatcgTGAGTCAgtcatcaacctctgccacacaatagtcttgaaaatatttccccctatgtttataaaaggtcccggctactggacctattcacttgcctctcccatcactctgacactcacataacctaccaatcctgtaaaaaacatactgtcagcctcacgGGTGGTGGGATATTGACGCAtcggcaaggttgcagcgcccacagcccatcactgacacttcctggacaagaaGCAGTTGTGGAGGAGCCCCCCATCAAGgtctctctcgctcctctccacctccctcctcccctaaaggttcttacaggccatcttaaCTGGTCTGTTTTGCCTGACTTTCCATCTCTTCGCAGAGCTgactccatccccctacaggagctaacagctggcttgcagcccctatattatgtggtcgagccggatcagccctttcaacccgaaatccattggtggattgtcttcgccattgtcgtgatcctggttcttctgatggtgacgtctgccgtggggtatttctatgtcctgcgctacgcacgacgccgcctacttACAGATTCGAGCCAACTGCAAACAttgaaaggcgtatcttctcaaccaacacctgtgagatctcacgggcgagatcttccggaaggggaagtatgtcgggacccagaaaacgagcaaacagaggaatgaccatAACAGTATTGCAACAAACTTCTAGAAATAtccatgtttgtatatatatatatatatatatatatatatatatatatatatatatatatatatatatatatatatatatatatatattcaaagtgcTCGGAATGAGACCGAAAAATATGTAATGGGTGTTTATCTGTTAAAGCTAATACATGAAAACTGACTTACCAGTTCCATTCCGATGATCTCGAAATTTCTACAGTTTTGTTTACACACTTTTCAACGGGAATACGTTTCAACGCATTTTCTCACAACGAATTCCTATTGTACTACGTCTAACTTCCCCAAAAGTCGTAGAATGaggtcaaaataatttaaatcaaagaaaataatgtcaagaatatattttattccataaatttaaagttaacaaattgtgagcggtgcgttctagcggctcacggtgttgttgatttactgcgctatggccgacaactagaagaagaagaaaaagaagacttctgacggtcattatactgacggtcataaattctgttagctatgacggttagttatggtcgaccataagcacTATGCAGAATACGGGCCTTGGGCCCGTATTCTACATACCGTCATAACTTCTTCTGACGGTCATAGCGGAACAAAATGGCGTATTTCAGACATAACTCCGTTAGAAactcttatggtcgaccataaactCTTATGGACGACCATAAAATTGCTCGGGACGCTGAGGTCGGGTTCACCCTGCCATAACTCTGCTTATGACCGTCAGAAGCGCGTCAACATGGTAGCCCAACGTCAACACGCTCACCAGCCTTTCCGAAGAAGGGACGTACTGAACGAGCTCAGCGATGCTGAGCTTATCAGGAGATACAGACTTGACAAGGAAAGTATTTTGTACGTCACTAATCTTGTGAGGGAAGCCTTATCAAGTGAAACCAAGAGGAGATGCCCACTCACCCCGGAGATGAAGGTGATCATCACACTGCGGTATCTTGCCACGAGAAAAATGCAAATGTGCAGCAGCGACGACCTCGGCCCATCACAACCCAGCATCAGCAGAGCCATCACCCAGACCATTGACGCCCTTGCAAACGTCAATATTATCAAGCAGTTCATCAGCTTTCCCACCACCCAAGACGTTACTGAGGACAACAAGGCAGACTTCCTCAACATTGCAAATTTTCCCGGGGttattggtgtcgttgatgggacacacgtaaggattgtggcaccaaaggaggaggaagacgtgtttgTCAACCGCAAGGGCTATCACAGTATTAATGTGCAGGTCATACTCGATGCCAACTATCGAATACTGGATATCCTAGCGAAGTGGCCTGGCTCAGTGCATGATGCACTATTTTGAATGGCTGTGGAGTGGCAGAATTGTTCCAGAGAGGGCATGTGCCACCAGGTAGTCACTTGTTGGGAGACAGTGGCTATCCCAGCAAGCCATGACTCCTGACACCTTACCTGCGACCTCTGCCTAGACCCCAGTCACGCTATAATAGGTGAGTAGatagtctttatttttcttttgggtATCAGTATAGTTTCTTACAATAAACATGTTGAACGTGAGATCCGCAAACAAAATTGTAGAGTTGACATGCCACGCACTACCAGGTGCAATTAGCAAACTGATTCAATCACAACATTTACCTATTATATACAGAGTTCGGATaataggttaggctaagtttagACTGATCGAAAAAAACTAATTATTTggggtaataataaaaaaaaatgaaaatagtaaattaattgggttaattttagaaaaaaaatgataatagcaaataaatcaggaaaaaactcaacctaacctagattaactggcaacaaaaaaatacacatattagaTCAGCTcaaataataattaatgacgttaataataagtacatcagatttaaagaaaataatacaccttttcaccttcaaatttaaagaaaaagatctttaaattaaaaaaaaatggctgaaatttaaagagttgattttcctagtaaaaaagttgaccttcaaatttaaaaaaaGTTAACTTTTAAATTAAAATACTTGACTTTCAAATTACAAAAGTtaactcaaataaaaaaaaaatcaatttaaaaaatgtaattaacccggtagcagcgacgggacaaatttgtggctttactgtgtagcagcgacgggtcaaatttgtgccatgatataaacccctcaaaacagatgataccttatctgatcacaaatgctttgatatatattatgaaatggtttgtgtgaggggtgattttttcttatttttttcgcttggagggaccattaacccgtgggcttcggctatgggaaagccgagaagtggccgagaaatgacaaaattattactctgcattttgagactaggaaaagagcatggaatgtacaCCAGAGTACTCCTCTtataaccataaagccattaaaaatatttacttttactcaaactccattctttttgggtggtgtttgttacaaaatagtctcgtgacgcgtggcatctagccgagagtcgcttgttgtgtaatatagagaatttgacaagtgattattatatggatagctaattcagtatgccatgaccttacatcaccatctatgacaaaaaagcctacctcaagatcactcacccaccatatTGACCTAggccattcatggtgggttgcgctattcCACCACCGCTTAcgattagctcgaattaggcgttttatggcgagccctttttagggtccaccgtaccacagccacgactcgtcaaAGCCCTAAAAAGGGTATGTCGACGTTCtcaggttaagaaacatgatccccgctgctacctggttaaactgaaaaaaaattgtcaagAACAGAACATTGACTGccattatcatttgtattttcttttagggCCCGCAAACGGACACGGAGTGTTGTGGAACGGGGAATAGGACAGCTCAAGCGCCGCTTTCATGTCCTACACAGCGAGGTCCGAGTAACTCCCCCGGTGAAGGTGTGCAAGCTGATTCATGTATGCGGCATGCTCCACAACATCTGCAAGGACAGGAATATTCCCATTCCTCTCGATGCAGCTCAACCTAACGCTGAAGAAGCAGATCTTGCCGTGGCACAACCTGAAGGTGTGCAAGTTGTGCCGCCACTTCAAGCTGGTCAGCGGAATGAAGGTCGCCTGTATCGAGATGAATTCTGCAACTTGCATTTTCAGTAAGTtggatattttatacatatatgtttTTGGAATATAATCTGGGAAACACTCATTTCTTAAGAATCTGCATTATtccgtatcattattattatgaaactacCTACTAATTAATTTGTTTTTCGTTCTAGCAATGAAGACTGAAACCTGTTCCTCAGCACGACTGGACAAGTACATGCAAATGTACTGTTCCACTTGCATTAATAAagtaatcaatctatcaatccaTTATAACCCATATTCCTTTTGTAAACATTTGCAAATTAACATTCCCCTCTTTGTTGTCAATACTCTACAAACACTCATAGTACTCCTTCAATCTTCTTATACCTTCAACACTTACGATTACATTCCTATTCACACCTtttacattcatagttcatacacaccttttcattctcttctcatgctcccttcacttccttcaagaacatctccctattattctgaaagtcatttctcaccttcctccctagCTCTTCACACATTGCCTTTTTATTatctattagtgttttttttttcttttttacacatccattttaatctatttttcctGTGCATTTGTACACTGTATCATTCCCGCATAAGCATAATTAAACTAGTACAACTAAGGTTTCACAATCATAGAACTACGTGCatcctcttctacttttattaggtatattatttgtttttcctttccctttcaatttgGAACTTGAGCAAAATTTGTTTAAGCCGCAtggcttctgctttttctttggcAGCTGCCTCCTGTGCCCTTAcagctgcctcctgcgccctcGCAGCTGCCTCCTGCACCCTTGCAGCTCCTGCGAAGGCCCGGGCACAAGCAGCCACCTCCTCTGCGGCTGCCTTCATGGCCCGTGcagcctcctccccagcctgtgcagctgctgctgtagctcttgaagctacagcctcctcctcagcagcTGCCACCTTTGCTTGAGCAGCTGCTGCATCCCCCTCAGCTGGCACCTTCCCCCGGGCACCCCCCTCCTCAGTCTGTGGCTGCAGGGTGGGCTCAGGCACAATTATTACTGTTGGTGCCTCAACACCTCCCTGACCTACGAAGAGCTGGCTCGCTGGCTCTGCTGCGTCTTCACTGCAAGTAATGTAAAAGTCATGGAATGGGTGTACAAATGAGCAGTTATAAACTAATGCAGATCTGCCATagggtatctttttcctttcatatactaGGGAGTAAATATGGCATAATGTTATGGAAATGGAATTCATACTTCATATTAAATTAACGACAATCAATAAGGTCTAGAAGAGTTGCATATCTTTGAGGGGATTGATATTAAGAGGAGAATTCAATGAGTTATCGGCCTAACAAAGAAGGAGTGGGGACAGGAGCCCGCCAATGCTGTAACATGTTGGTATAGGTTCCAACAAGTAATGCATGGGCTGGTATCCTTTCAACATTTTCTATTGAGTTACACGGTGACTTTTCACAAGTGATTCACCCACCATTCTTCAGGGACGGAATTTCATAATTGAAGACGAAATTGGAGAAGTGCATCACAGTCAAAGGCGGTTAtgttaaaacataaaaaaaagtaagtggagtgaacctttactctatttttcctcattctgagGTAGGCCAAGAACTCATTGAATACACCTTAATTGAGAAGTACTATGAACCAAGGTAGGATTGCATCAATTGACAGAAGTTGCTGTAGCTTTGACATTACCTGCAGGTATAGTTAACTTGAACTatttaaaaatgagaagaaaagaactaaagagtgtacttcacaaattaaacaaatagatacatacatgtcGACAGTCCTTTGATGTCCAAGGTCATCAATCTCCTCAAATCCCGTGATGACCTTGCTGTCTTGCCCCAAGACGTCCCCGACAAGTTCATCAATGGGgtcaaggggagggggtggagggccgccacctgggaaaaaataaaatttcatgtattttttgcttttttcccctACTACTAAAGCACTACATTAGTGTCTTCTCAGAATGTAATGCTGAAGTGGATTATGACAGGTACTTTACTGAGATGTGATAAAACTTGTTTTTGTCTCCTGCCTGTAACTTGACCTCTCAACGagagtgtatcaaaacacctcttcacccggaattgacctctcttttggctactctatagtATCTTCTGTTGTGAGAGCGGCAATTAATGGGCTTTTTTTcgacactttttgttgcccttgagccgactcttttgttgtaaaacaaaattatataaaaaaaatatatatatataactactgtactcccaccactattcaagattgtgtgtgttagaaaggaacatttcttcctctttcatactttATCTTACATGCATCTCTGATGAAAGAAAGTATAAGTAATAAGGGTAGGAATGGACTCTACATAATATTCAATACAAACTTAAACTGatttacccatatatatataaactaaactGGCAGATTTATGGCAAATagcatcctctttttttcaatacaaaactaTTTCAATGTGATTGATTTCCATCAAACAGTTGGCTGTTGATGGCAACAAgtatgggtattgcaacatacttctataaatatccatgtttgtatatatatatatatatatatatatatatatatatatatatatatatatatatatatatatatatatatatatatatatatatatatatatatatatatattattactgcaaccagactatctctgttgctaccactgaattatcaattattgtacctgttgctccctgagctagcttcggctaaggctttaggcttatcaaatagccttgggctatttcagaggcattgtcgaaacctccacaaagtgtgagagttagtctcatctcaaaggccaaagtgtactcatctcctgagggttcggctagcagcaacaactactctcacgtcatcagccgagtcagtgagtcagtaaccacttacaaagtgaccagtgaacactaggaggtgaacaatactattttttctcatatctcatcatttctgtgtccatcttatctttccattcatcagtgattatcatccatttattcattggtggtggttattattatctattattattgtgtgtcattgtgtgggtttcttgtgttttccttttctcattatctgtgtgtcattttgtctttggtttaatcttcgttttggtatattattttgttatgcttaatgaccttcacaccatttacttgatttaaacgaccataaggtcttaagagcaagtaacgtaattactctcacttgctacaggtgttgttaatattgttgtttcttacttatacattaaatttatgttaaggactatcttcgtattttcatcacctcatttaatgttcgggtaccagtttcttaaattatcaccctagacaaaactactgtgtcgctcgtaacattattgggggcctgtccgggatcatgtgtagtggattattataactaattcattgttattttccaccacttcatcttcgctaatcatttattgtttcatgtatgttcgttcacccctagtatcactcctattacttttgtaatcactgtgtcactgtgtttgttggtgctgtttcatgtgcaacatgattgagtgtagggattaactgtgcctttaataactaaccacgcaaaggcctagcgtggagactttatctgttcctcatactcttaattacgttttgctctgttcgaatctttcctgtgagacactttctccccatagcctacgagactcattttctttaggaaccactgacgttccgaatcaattcaatacttcactcgactcataacttgaccagctcaaactcaaacgagtacttaatgccagatcctgtttgcagatgtgggtattgcattctctggtcattctccactggctcgttatcttcgtcgaagtgttatctcttcaggggtcgctcccctatcaattaatctcatgccaggattgtgaactagttaatagttcaggagattactgtgtcacattccaagcatcacttttaaccattagtggttactaacaactttcgtacaaccgttaaatcgacttgtacatcaatcaaaatggtgttcaacgtagaagagtttgtcggtaatccctctgtggaggaacttaaaacagcaactgtaactgtggaacaacttaaatatattgctacaaactataatattcccttcagtagtcaaacaagaaaacccgagttgatgtccctaattctagctcatctgggtgaccctgaggaggaggctgaccacctcatggaaagtcctacctctttgggttctgcaaaccccgcaatcgccctagagatagagagggtgaaaatgcaggcactccagatgaagctagaatatgaaaaagaagcaagagcacttgaaagggaagagaaagcacttgaaagggaagagaaagcacttGAACGCGTACGagatgaagaaagtaaagcacgtgaaagggaagagaaaacacgtgaaagggaagagaaagcacttGAACGCGAACATCAACTCAGCGTGCTTCAGCTGCAGTCCTCAGACAGGGGGAGTCGAACCCCTAATAggttgcagataaccaaatttcttcctcttatgcctcaattctcggattacgatccagaagcattctttcgggaattcgaatcctctgccattcacttcgatctacctaaggaggactggacatggctagtcaagcccaaactcaacggtaaggccttggcagtcctagacaatatcgaagacaactcagattacgaggtagtaaaaagcgctattttagcagcttatgcagtcaccacagagagatatcgacaaaccttccgcaacatgaacaagacatctggtcaaacatacttggagtttgcatcagagaaactccgagctttgagacactggcttaagtcggcagctgtaaccacatatgacgatctggtaaaccttgtagctctagaggaattcaaaaggaagataccatactcaatcatgttgcacatcactgataaggatgagactgaactcttaaaagccgccaaattggcggatgtcttttcactaatacatcgctctatgccctcaggagacaagaaacttcagcctgtgggtaagtcaggtgcaagctatagcaaggatgtaaaacccgcagagagtagtggtagtgccaagtcttttctctcttgcagtttttgtaaaaaggtgggccatctcataaagaattgtcctgatcctaggtgtaaagtagcaaagacctctacattctctaaaccagtcgcctctctcaacactccttcagtacttcctcccactgacccttttcaacccttcaggtCTCAAGGTACTGTGGCTCTCAACACGGACTCTGAAGGGCACTCTCTCCAGATTATGCGGGATACTGCCTCTGCCCAATCTATCATTTTAAAATCCGCTCTTCCAGGGATTGAGCAGCAGTACACGGGGGAGAAGGTACTCCTTAAAGATTTTCATCAAACTTTTCCCATACCTCTGGCTAGGGTGCACTTAAACTGTCCGTTGGTTGTGGGAGCAGTTACCATTGCTGTCAGTGAGGATACTTCTCTACCTATCCCTAATGCTAATTTCCTGTTGGCTAATGATCTGGCTGGgggactagtcgttccacctatcataactaatgtctccccattgcattacaaccctacagctgacatggaaaaggagcagcctaacatttttcctgaatgtgcagtcactcgagcacagtctgttgccgctgctccagagccacctcagcccttaccaaccaccctccatcctacgcctcacgttggggttggtaaggtattcactgaccccttacttgctgaggctcaaaaagacgataccaccctgtctcgatttcatacccaagctatacctaaagaccagatcacttcctcaccttctttctattaccaggataaaattcttatgagattgtataaaccacctcaacttttagatgatgccacttgggctgagctccatcaagtagtcctacccgtcaccttaagagagccagtgatggagatcgctcatgggaacctagccggccatcatgggatcaggaaaacttgtgagaagctacttaatgagttttattggcccggtcttaggaaggatgttgcctcatttgttaattcttgccacacttgccaggtaatggggaaacccaaccagaatatccctccttatcctcttcagcccatccaggtgcctgaagaaccattctcaaaaatacacattaacttacttaaattatataaaactagagctggccttgcacctggctcaccagagagacctgtgtgttctatttcgttagaaaccaccaccactcatgcagaagggacaaataattcatccatattatgtaacccatctaattacctgtcccatctctcatcctctcaatcaaaagacatcctatccatccttcaccagtttcatgtgttcaatgatcatccaaacctgtgtaacctcacctctcatgacgtcaagctcctccccggcacctctcctcttcgtcaccctccatatcgcataagccccaggaaacgtgaccagatgaggcaagaggtggactatctactcgagcaggggctggcgaaacccagccagtctccttgggcgtcaccttgtctactcgtccccaaggaagatggacagctgcgtctctgcaccgactaccgcagggtcaacgctgtgacagtcccagacccctgccacggatagacgacttgatcgatgaggtgggaaggtcccattatataacaaagctggatttattgaagggctattatcaaattcccatcaaatatagTGCACAAGAGATATCCGCTTTCATCACT encodes the following:
- the LOC126992962 gene encoding tol-Pal system protein TolA-like — its product is MKFYFFPGGGPPPPPLDPIDELVGDVLGQDSKVITGFEEIDDLGHQRTVDIEDAAEPASQLFVGQGGVEAPTVIIVPEPTLQPQTEEGGARGKVPAEGDAAAAQAKVAAAEEEAVASRATAAAAQAGEEAARAMKAAAEEVAACARAFAGAARVQEAAARAQEAAVRAQEAAAKEKAEAMRLKQILLKLCHGKICFFSVRLSCIERNGNIPVLADVVEHAAYMNQLAHLHRGSYSDLAV